One genomic segment of Geoalkalibacter ferrihydriticus DSM 17813 includes these proteins:
- a CDS encoding cytochrome c biogenesis protein ResB encodes MNTKKSSFLDALWDFCCSLKLTIITLILLAATSVIGTVIQQNRSAEEYIRVYGESTYRIFETLGFFNMYQSWWFLGLLALFTLNLTACSIKRLPRVWKLVRNPLLVPDDNHYRTLSNVEEVVSKQSPDALKAKIGEFFKANFAPARVTEGDDGRVHFYAEKMAWARFGVYITHASIIIIFIGAIIGSVFGYKAYVNIVEGTETNRVWKRGGTEPTPLDLGFTVRVDKFSVDFYEGSRRPKLYESIVTIVDNGVEVKKDRSVIVNDPLTYKGVVFYQSSYGPAGDPTFVLEVTERATGEKQTYNLRQGQPARLPGGPPFRVANFSENFQNFGPAARVEVMPEGQPLRAFTVLQAFPQFDAQRGDDFIFSLVDYTQRQYTGFQVAKDPGVWVVWIGCILLMAGSVIAFFLSHRRIWVTLVPLEGGKTGVKFGGVAHRNQTGFELAFDEFKKNFKEKLNS; translated from the coding sequence TTGAACACAAAAAAGAGCTCCTTTTTAGACGCCCTTTGGGATTTTTGCTGCTCACTCAAGTTGACGATCATCACCCTGATCCTGCTTGCGGCGACCTCGGTCATTGGCACGGTGATCCAGCAGAATCGCTCTGCCGAGGAGTATATTCGCGTCTATGGCGAATCCACCTACCGCATATTTGAAACCCTGGGCTTTTTCAACATGTACCAGTCCTGGTGGTTTCTGGGATTGCTCGCCCTTTTTACCCTCAACCTGACCGCTTGCTCCATCAAGCGCCTGCCGCGGGTATGGAAGCTCGTGCGCAACCCGCTATTGGTGCCCGACGATAATCATTACCGCACCCTCTCCAACGTGGAAGAGGTTGTCAGCAAGCAGAGCCCCGATGCGCTCAAAGCCAAAATCGGTGAGTTTTTCAAGGCCAATTTCGCCCCGGCACGTGTTACCGAGGGGGATGACGGCAGGGTGCATTTCTATGCCGAAAAAATGGCCTGGGCGCGCTTCGGGGTGTATATCACCCACGCCTCGATCATCATTATTTTTATCGGCGCCATCATCGGCAGCGTGTTCGGCTACAAGGCTTATGTCAATATCGTTGAAGGCACCGAGACCAATCGCGTGTGGAAACGCGGCGGAACCGAGCCCACGCCCCTCGATCTCGGCTTTACAGTGCGCGTCGACAAGTTTTCGGTGGATTTCTACGAGGGCAGCCGACGCCCCAAGCTCTATGAGAGCATCGTCACCATTGTTGATAACGGCGTGGAAGTGAAAAAGGACCGCTCGGTCATCGTCAACGATCCCCTGACCTACAAGGGAGTTGTTTTCTATCAATCGAGCTATGGGCCCGCCGGCGACCCAACCTTTGTGCTCGAGGTTACCGAGCGTGCCACCGGAGAAAAGCAGACCTACAACCTGCGCCAGGGCCAGCCTGCGCGCCTGCCCGGTGGGCCGCCGTTCCGCGTGGCCAATTTTTCCGAGAATTTTCAGAATTTCGGTCCCGCGGCCCGTGTTGAGGTCATGCCCGAAGGGCAACCCCTGCGTGCCTTCACCGTTCTTCAGGCCTTCCCGCAGTTCGATGCCCAGCGCGGTGATGATTTCATCTTTTCCCTGGTCGACTATACGCAGCGCCAGTACACCGGCTTTCAGGTCGCCAAGGATCCCGGCGTGTGGGTCGTGTGGATCGGCTGCATCCTGCTGATGGCAGGATCGGTCATCGCCTTCTTCCTGTCGCATCGCCGTATCTGGGTTACCCTGGTACCTCTGGAAGGCGGTAAGACGGGTGTCAAGTTCGGCGGCGTCGCCCATCGCAACCAGACCGGATTTGAGCTGGCTTTCGACGAATTCAAAAAAAACTTCAAGGAAAAACTTAATTCCTGA
- a CDS encoding aldehyde dehydrogenase family protein yields MIEIFPEEQHIPTFCRPPAAEDQREYLVDGLFRVWDGPLQEIYSPLPLRRGRELLPRLLGRAPQLDRVSALAALDAAGTAFDEGRGRWPTCGSAERLRALRDLRAGLVARRDEILTLLMWEVGKSLAEAAGEFDRTLSYFDETCADLQRRARDSATLVAREGIAARFGRAPLGVTLCLGPFNYPLNETFATLLPALAMGNTVVLKPPKIGVLLFRPLLGLFREIFPPGVVNVIYGEGDELLPSLLETGRVDVLAFIGSGSVAQKLVRAHPRPLRLTAVLGMGAKNAAVVLPGADLDRAVRECLLGSLAFNGQRCTALKILFVHRSLAETFIGKFLEAMARIRQGMPWEKGLWITPLAEPERPAYLHELLTDATAQGARICNSDGGVTTGSFFAPALIYPVTPAMRLFHEEQFGPLVPVVPVDDFAPVDTFLQDSDYAQQISLFSNDPAELAPLIDALTNRVARVNLNCKCQRGPDSFPFTGCKDSAVGTLAVSEALDVFSRPTLVAQRDGRDDRQLLDTLAKDGRSRFLAQEER; encoded by the coding sequence ATGATTGAAATTTTTCCCGAAGAGCAGCACATCCCCACATTCTGTCGTCCCCCCGCCGCCGAAGATCAGCGCGAATATTTGGTAGACGGTTTATTCCGTGTATGGGATGGGCCTTTGCAGGAGATTTACTCGCCTTTGCCCTTACGCCGTGGAAGGGAACTTCTCCCCCGCCTGCTCGGTCGCGCCCCCCAGCTTGACCGGGTCTCCGCACTCGCCGCCCTGGATGCCGCGGGGACCGCCTTTGACGAGGGGCGCGGCCGTTGGCCGACCTGCGGCAGCGCAGAGCGCCTACGCGCTCTGCGCGATCTGCGTGCGGGACTGGTCGCGCGGCGTGACGAAATCCTTACCCTGCTTATGTGGGAGGTCGGAAAAAGCCTCGCCGAGGCCGCAGGCGAATTCGACCGCACCCTGAGCTATTTCGACGAAACCTGTGCCGACCTGCAACGCCGCGCCCGCGACTCCGCCACCCTGGTGGCGCGCGAAGGTATCGCCGCGCGCTTCGGCCGCGCCCCGCTGGGAGTGACCCTGTGCCTGGGCCCGTTCAACTATCCACTCAACGAGACCTTCGCCACACTGCTACCGGCCCTGGCCATGGGCAACACGGTGGTGCTCAAGCCGCCCAAGATCGGAGTGCTGCTGTTTCGCCCCCTGCTTGGGCTGTTTCGTGAAATTTTTCCTCCCGGGGTCGTCAATGTCATCTACGGTGAGGGCGATGAGCTTCTGCCCTCCCTGCTCGAAACAGGCCGGGTCGACGTCCTCGCCTTTATCGGCTCGGGCAGCGTTGCGCAGAAACTGGTGCGCGCCCATCCCCGCCCCCTGCGCCTGACCGCTGTGCTGGGCATGGGCGCCAAGAACGCCGCCGTGGTCTTGCCCGGCGCCGATCTCGATCGCGCCGTGCGCGAATGTTTGCTGGGCAGCCTCGCCTTCAACGGGCAGCGCTGCACGGCCCTTAAAATTCTCTTCGTGCATCGCTCCCTGGCCGAGACCTTCATTGGGAAATTCCTGGAAGCCATGGCACGCATTCGTCAGGGTATGCCCTGGGAAAAAGGCCTCTGGATCACGCCCCTTGCCGAACCCGAGCGCCCCGCCTATCTGCATGAGTTGCTCACCGATGCCACCGCCCAGGGCGCACGCATCTGCAATTCCGACGGCGGCGTCACGACCGGAAGCTTTTTCGCCCCGGCGCTGATCTATCCTGTGACCCCCGCCATGCGCCTCTTTCATGAGGAGCAGTTCGGGCCCCTGGTGCCGGTAGTTCCCGTTGATGATTTTGCCCCGGTCGACACCTTTCTGCAGGATTCCGACTATGCCCAGCAGATCAGCCTGTTCAGCAACGACCCCGCGGAACTGGCCCCCCTCATCGACGCCCTGACCAATCGAGTGGCCCGCGTCAACCTCAACTGCAAATGTCAGCGCGGCCCCGACAGCTTTCCTTTCACTGGCTGCAAGGATTCCGCCGTGGGCACCCTGGCGGTCAGCGAAGCCCTGGATGTTTTCTCCCGCCCGACCCTGGTCGCCCAACGCGACGGCCGCGACGACCGGCAACTGCTCGACACCCTGGCTAAGGACGGACGCTCGAGGTTTCTCGCGCAGGAGGAGAGATAG
- the dapF gene encoding diaminopimelate epimerase — translation MKFAKMHGAGNDYVYVNGFETPVDDPVALAIELSNRNFAIGADGLILILPSDKADVRMRMFNADGSESEMCGNGIRCVAKYAYDHGLVKKTEITAETGAGILTLQLFPNDQDKVSRVRVNMGRPRLKRGEIPMTGPAEEEVVGAELKVLDRTFHITCVSMGNPHCVIFVDNVHEFPVAKYGPVIENHALFPRRTNVEFVEVVSRGEVKQRTWERGSGETLACGTGASAVAVAGVLTGHTERRIVNHLLGGDLELEWTEDGQVFMTGPAVQVFEGIYDPT, via the coding sequence TTGAAATTCGCCAAGATGCATGGCGCCGGAAATGATTATGTTTATGTCAACGGCTTTGAAACCCCCGTCGACGATCCCGTCGCCCTGGCCATTGAGCTGAGCAACCGCAACTTTGCCATCGGCGCCGACGGCCTGATTCTGATTCTGCCCTCGGATAAAGCCGATGTGCGCATGCGCATGTTCAACGCCGACGGCAGTGAGTCGGAGATGTGCGGCAACGGTATCCGCTGCGTTGCCAAATATGCTTACGATCATGGCCTGGTGAAAAAAACCGAAATCACCGCCGAAACCGGCGCGGGGATCTTGACCTTGCAGCTTTTCCCCAATGACCAGGACAAGGTGAGCCGTGTGCGCGTCAATATGGGACGCCCGCGCCTAAAGCGCGGCGAAATTCCCATGACCGGACCTGCCGAGGAGGAAGTGGTAGGCGCCGAGCTTAAGGTGCTCGACCGCACCTTTCACATCACCTGCGTGTCCATGGGCAACCCCCACTGCGTCATTTTCGTCGACAACGTCCATGAGTTTCCCGTCGCCAAGTACGGCCCGGTCATTGAAAACCATGCTCTGTTCCCGCGCCGCACCAATGTCGAGTTCGTCGAGGTGGTGTCTCGCGGCGAAGTCAAGCAGCGCACCTGGGAACGCGGTTCCGGTGAAACCCTGGCGTGCGGCACCGGCGCCTCGGCGGTTGCCGTAGCCGGCGTTCTCACCGGGCATACCGAGCGGCGCATCGTCAATCATCTGCTCGGCGGCGATCTTGAACTGGAGTGGACCGAAGACGGCCAGGTGTTCATGACCGGTCCCGCGGTCCAGGTCTTCGAAGGCATCTACGATCCTACTTAG
- the ccsB gene encoding c-type cytochrome biogenesis protein CcsB has product MFSDQLFNYTTLAYFVAMVLFIAYIATKNHTVGLVGTLIAWLGWVLNTAAIGVRWNESAQMGMGHAPMTNLYESFVFFAWSILIVYLLMDLKYKARAVGAFVLPVAVFFMAWGQMMPDHSKAIQPLVPALQSNWLTYHVITCFIGYAGFAVAFGASVMYLIKVGREEKSGGGNTPAGGLLAMFPSTKVLDDINYKAIMIGWPMLTLGIVTGAAWANYAWGTYWSWDPKETWSLIIWFIYAAFLHARFTRGWVGRKAAWLSIIGFGATIFCYLGVNLVLSGLHSYGAG; this is encoded by the coding sequence ATGTTCAGCGATCAACTTTTCAACTACACGACACTCGCCTATTTCGTGGCGATGGTTCTGTTCATCGCCTACATCGCAACCAAAAACCATACCGTGGGCCTCGTCGGTACGCTCATTGCCTGGCTCGGCTGGGTGCTCAACACGGCCGCCATTGGTGTGCGCTGGAATGAATCGGCGCAGATGGGCATGGGCCATGCGCCCATGACCAACCTCTACGAATCCTTTGTTTTTTTCGCCTGGTCGATTCTCATCGTGTATCTGCTCATGGACCTTAAATACAAAGCTCGCGCTGTGGGCGCTTTTGTCCTGCCGGTGGCGGTGTTTTTCATGGCCTGGGGACAGATGATGCCTGATCACAGCAAGGCGATTCAGCCCCTGGTCCCGGCTCTGCAGAGTAACTGGCTGACCTATCACGTCATCACCTGTTTCATCGGCTACGCTGGGTTCGCCGTGGCTTTCGGCGCCTCTGTCATGTACCTGATCAAGGTTGGTCGCGAGGAAAAGAGCGGTGGAGGCAACACACCCGCAGGCGGTCTGCTCGCCATGTTCCCCAGCACCAAAGTGCTCGATGACATCAACTATAAGGCCATCATGATCGGCTGGCCCATGCTCACTCTGGGAATCGTCACCGGCGCCGCCTGGGCCAACTACGCCTGGGGCACCTACTGGAGCTGGGATCCCAAAGAAACCTGGAGTCTCATCATTTGGTTCATCTACGCGGCTTTTCTCCATGCGCGTTTTACGCGCGGCTGGGTGGGACGCAAGGCGGCCTGGCTGTCCATCATCGGTTTTGGCGCCACCATCTTCTGCTATCTCGGCGTCAACCTGGTGCTTTCGGGACTACACTCCTACGGGGCCGGGTAA
- a CDS encoding pyrimidine 5'-nucleotidase: MNVTIFDLDNTLYAPERELFSLIDVRINSYMSEVVGIPLAQVDGLRRAYWKQYGVTLGGLMRHYQVDPEDYLEYVHDVDVQTRLLPDPGLRAALRALDGVKVVFTNGSRGHAERVLAALGLSDEFSAIFDVRVANYLPKPYADPYRAVLRHLDTEGERCVMVEDSLPNLKTAKELGMKTILVGPRAVAPYVDVQVACAEQAAAYLGSRQ, translated from the coding sequence ATGAACGTTACCATCTTCGATCTCGACAACACCCTGTACGCACCCGAGCGGGAGCTGTTTTCCCTGATCGATGTGCGCATCAACAGCTACATGAGCGAGGTGGTGGGCATTCCCCTCGCGCAGGTGGATGGCTTGCGGCGCGCATACTGGAAGCAGTACGGGGTGACTCTGGGCGGATTGATGCGCCATTATCAGGTCGACCCCGAAGATTATCTGGAGTATGTGCACGATGTCGACGTGCAGACCCGGCTATTGCCGGATCCGGGTCTGCGCGCCGCTCTGCGCGCCCTCGACGGGGTCAAGGTGGTGTTTACTAACGGTTCTCGCGGCCATGCCGAACGGGTTCTGGCCGCCCTGGGTCTCAGCGATGAGTTCAGCGCCATCTTCGATGTCCGGGTCGCCAACTATCTGCCCAAGCCTTACGCCGACCCCTACCGGGCGGTGCTGCGGCATCTCGACACCGAGGGTGAGCGCTGCGTCATGGTCGAGGACTCGCTGCCCAACCTGAAAACCGCCAAGGAGCTGGGCATGAAGACGATACTGGTCGGACCGCGGGCCGTCGCACCCTACGTGGATGTTCAGGTTGCGTGCGCCGAGCAGGCGGCGGCCTATCTCGGCAGCCGGCAATGA
- the dtd gene encoding D-aminoacyl-tRNA deacylase, translating to MRAVLQRVTEARVEVAGRVVGAIGPGLLVLLGVGGADSSADAAFLAEKIAGLRIFEDPAGKMNLSVSEVGGAVLVVSQFTLYGDCRKGRRPSFAPAAAPDMANRLYEEFVAGLRRTGLEVATGVFQAQMQVHLVNDGPVTLLLDSQKDF from the coding sequence ATGAGAGCGGTGCTGCAGCGGGTGACCGAAGCACGGGTCGAGGTTGCCGGCCGCGTGGTGGGCGCCATCGGCCCGGGGTTGCTGGTGCTGCTGGGGGTCGGTGGCGCCGACAGCAGTGCGGATGCCGCCTTTCTCGCCGAAAAAATCGCCGGGTTGCGTATTTTCGAGGATCCCGCGGGCAAAATGAATCTGTCGGTGAGCGAGGTCGGCGGCGCTGTGCTGGTGGTGTCCCAATTCACACTGTATGGCGACTGCCGCAAGGGCCGGCGGCCGAGCTTTGCCCCCGCCGCCGCGCCCGATATGGCGAATCGCCTCTATGAAGAGTTCGTCGCGGGATTGCGCCGGACGGGGCTGGAGGTTGCCACCGGTGTCTTTCAGGCACAGATGCAGGTACATCTCGTCAACGACGGCCCGGTCACCCTTCTGCTCGACAGCCAAAAGGACTTCTGA